A section of the Candidatus Poribacteria bacterium genome encodes:
- a CDS encoding HAD-IA family hydrolase, whose amino-acid sequence MIKTVFLDFYKTLYFHRHTLEENLQRIAARYRVEINWERFETAQEGLFADTAVFDPATYSLIESLMTIVKRQYEFIRELGVHEYAGQMAWELLQSGHFLFAANSGTLYDDVVPTLQDLRDSGFKLAIVSNWESTLDPLTERLGIAEYFDAVVASHDVRVRSEKPDPHIFNYALAAVGVSVEEVVHVGDTYEADVVGAQGVGIRPILLDRDGTQAGRWHETIQSLSELPKLLA is encoded by the coding sequence ATGATAAAAACCGTTTTCCTTGATTTTTACAAAACATTGTATTTTCATAGGCACACGCTTGAAGAAAACCTTCAGAGGATCGCTGCACGGTATCGTGTTGAGATCAATTGGGAACGCTTTGAAACGGCGCAGGAGGGGCTCTTCGCCGATACGGCAGTGTTCGACCCTGCTACCTATTCTCTGATAGAATCGCTGATGACTATAGTGAAGCGACAATATGAGTTTATAAGAGAACTTGGCGTTCACGAGTATGCTGGACAGATGGCGTGGGAGTTGTTGCAATCTGGCCACTTCCTCTTTGCGGCGAACAGTGGCACACTCTACGATGATGTCGTCCCTACGCTTCAGGATTTGCGGGATTCGGGTTTCAAGTTAGCGATCGTTTCCAATTGGGAGTCAACACTGGATCCACTCACCGAACGATTGGGGATCGCCGAGTATTTTGATGCGGTTGTTGCCTCACACGATGTGCGTGTCAGGTCTGAGAAACCGGATCCGCATATCTTCAACTATGCACTGGCGGCAGTTGGCGTTTCAGTGGAGGAAGTTGTCCATGTTGGAGATACATACGAGGCGGATGTCGTTGGCGCACAAGGTGTAGGGATCCGTCCGATATTGCTTGACAGGGACGGTACACAAGCCGGTAGATGGCACGAAACGATTCAGAGTCTTAGTGAATTACCGAAACTACTCGCTTAG